From Theileria orientalis strain Shintoku DNA, chromosome 4, complete genome, the proteins below share one genomic window:
- a CDS encoding uncharacterized protein (protein prenyltransferase domain containing protein), with product MHGIRREDFYKNPEEGEAFKSKLEKGYKLLDAFVDYCSKMDTNKFIDSFLKHVSDSDGKMFQLSSAIIEFMPEFTPSWNYRKKYIVISKSADKNALVDSLMGERQLTEKSLKANPKSYSIWHHRLWTMSFLFILKVENISEMLLEEYKLCFKLFQFDGRNFHCWSYFNYITHYFKLLNTGTDLDKMVYEDILNLINENFSNYSAWYSKSNLPSANTSTKDDLELVKQVLYTEPKDQSLWNYYNWLFLVYTCYLDEKKQINLFFNSPVRLESGTSGFYSKGKVDEFNKFLDKGKVKGNWIKSNLRYGLAYIWTFEFESDQEIDRLSKVELIVLLNNRTSQRFYSNLLSKPIYANYKGESTNSLENYERLFEDDQLKLVYSATHKHQFDLESFEVFERDCSKNWVETNKYEKPVKLRNELVCLGDNITFKTLEEQLEVVDELISFDGESKYLLIAKLKLLEYLERDEDSELLFEKLAVLDPLRKRYYYEMLTKYKASSISNIGSFLLLLETLDLSDNRLKSLTEVVKLLRGLPRLKSEINLSNTPICSDLASKGLEGRSESSVVFGCYLAKMGFNEHSQTYDLHLYKIEK from the exons ATGCACGGAATTCGGCGGGAAgatttttacaaaaaccctgaagaaggtgaagcCTTCAAGTCTAAACTTGAAAAGGGATACAAACTTCTCGACGCCTTTGTAGATTATTGTTCGAAGATGGACAccaataaatttattgacTCCTTTCTCAAACACGTTTCTGATTCTGACGGCAAAATGTTTCAACTCTCGTCTGCCATAATAGAATTCATGCCAGAGTTTACACCTTCCTGGAATTacagaaaaaaatacatcGTGATATCGAAATCAGCGGATAAAAATGCTTTAGTGGACTCATTGATGGGTGAGAGGCAACTAACGGAGAAAAGTTTAAAGGCCAATCCGAAGAGCTACTCAATATGGCATCACCGTCTTTGGACGATGAGTTTCCTTTTCATACTAAA agttgaaaatatatCTGAAATGTTGCTGGAGgaatataaattgtgttttaaattatttcaatttGACGGGAGGAACTTTCATTGCTGGAGCTACTTTAACTACATAACACACTATTTCAAGTTGTTGAATACCGGCACTG ACCTGGACAAAATGGTCTACGAagacattttaaatttaatcaacgAAAACTTTTCTAATTACTCGGCCTGGTATAGTAAATCTAATTTGCCCTCCGCAAACACTTCAACAAAGGACGACCTAGAGCTCGTTAAACAGGTGCTGTACACTGAGCCGAAAGACCAATCTTTATGGAACTACTACAATTGGCTATT TCTAGTTTATACCTGTTATTTGGATGAAAAAAAGCAAatcaatttgttttttaactcTCCAGTAAGGCTGGAGTCAGGTACAAGTGGTTTTTATAGTAAAGGTAAAGTGGatgaatttaataaatttttagacAAAGGAAAAGTTAAAGGAAACTGGATAAAATCTAactt GAGATATGGACTTGCGTATATTTGGACATTTGAATTTGAATCAGACCAAGAAATAGACAG GCTATCTAAAGTTGAGTTGATAGTTTTGTTGAACAACCGAACAAGCCAACgattttattcaaatttgttGAGCAAGCCAATTTATGCTAATTATAAAGGAGAGTCAACCAATTCTCTCGAGAATTATGAACGTTTATTTGAGGATGATCAATTAAAGTTGGTCTATTCCGCTACCCATAAGCACCAATTTGATTTGGAAAGCTTTGAAGTGTTTGAAAGAGACTGTAGTAAAAACTGGGTTGAAACTAACAAGTATGAAAAGCCAGTTAAACTGAGAAATGAACTTGTATGTCTTGGAGACAACATCACTTTTAAGACCCTGGAGGAACAATTGGAAGTTGTTGATGAACTGATATCGTTTGACGGTGAATCGAAGTATTTACTAATTGCaaa GCTTAAATTGCTGGAGTATTTGGAAAGGGACGAGGACTCAGAGTTACTGTTTGAAAAATTGGCTGTTCTGGATCCCCTGAGGAAACGCTACTACTACGAAATGTTAACAAAGTACAAGGCCAG CTCAATTTCCAACATTGGGTCCTTTTTATTGCTTCTGGAAACACTCGACTTGTCAGACAACAGGTTAAAGAGTCTCACAGAGGTTGTTAAACTACTACGTGGTCTACCTCGACTAAAAAG TGAAATCAATTTATCGAACACCCCTATATGCTCCGATTTAGCTTCAAAAGGCTTAGAAGGAAGGTCAGAAAGTAGTGTTGTGTTCGGATGCTACCTTGCAAAGATGGGTTTTAATGAGCATAGTCAGACATATGATTTGCATTTGTACAAAATTGAGAAGTAA